DNA from Ignavibacteriales bacterium:
ATTAGAGATTACGGATTGAAGGAAAAAAATTTTCAGCTTTATACTTATGAGGAAGATGTTGATAGACTTTTATTTGAAGGTGGATTATACATTTTTAAAATCCATACAGATTATCAGTGTTCACCGGAATATGTAGAAGTAGTTAGAGATTTAATCAGGTATATGAAAAGTAAAAATGTATGGATTGCAAGTGCTTCAGAAGTTAAAAATTGGTGGCTTTCTAAAAATAATATGGAAATTAGTACGGAAGTAAGAAGCGCCCGTCGTGTTGCCGTAGAAATTTCTAATCCTGGAAATACTGATGTAGATAATGTGATTGTACAGGTTAACTTGAACAAAGATGTTAAAAATATTCAAATCTCTTCAGAAATTTTTGGAACTAAAATTCCTAAGTATGAATTTGATAGCCGTACTCAAATCCTAAGGTTAAAGATAAAAAAATTAGAAGCAGGTGAATCTGTTTCCTATTATGTTGATTACGATAATCTGAATACATAAATCAAAAATGTTTATTTGGGAACCTCAATAGTCATGAAAAAATTTATTTTTAAAATAATGTTAATCATTATTCCTTTAATCATTTCCGTCGTCGGTTGCGTAGATTCATTGAATTCAACTGATAAACTACCTCCAAGTGTTTCAGTCTACAAACCAGCAACGAGCGATACAATTTCAGTTGATACTGTTAAAATAAGTTATACTGCTTTTGATGATCAGGAATTAAGCTCAATAAGTGTTGTGCTGAATGGTATATTCCAGAATAGTTTTAATGCAAAAGAAAATGTTCATCCTGAAGTTTATTTTGTACTGGATTCTACATTTGTTAGTCAACAGATTTCCTATTATTTAATTGCTTATGATGTTGCAGGTAATTCAAAAAAAAGTAACGAAATGACAGGGATTTATATTGTTAAGCAGTTAAGTAAACCTACTTTTCTTAAATTGGAAATTAAATCAAAGTTACACTTTACACTTACCTGGGATTATATTCCTTCAAACGAATTAGGTTATGAAATTCATCGTAAGGAAGGACAGACCGGAGTTTTTAATTATTATAAAACGATTCCTGCTGGAACCAGATCATATGATGTTGTAGAGACCAATGATAAAAAAATCTATTATTATAAAGTAAGAGCATATAATAAATATGGATATTCAAATTTCACAAATCAGGTAAGCTCCATCGGAGATCCACCGCAGGCTCCTACAGGATTAACGGCAATTTCTACTGGTACTAAAACAGTTAAGCTTACCTGGAGAGATAATTCAAACAATGAAACAAGTTTTCTTTTGCAAAGGAAATGGGCTGGTGATGAATCTCCTTATATAAATGTGGCTACTATCAATCCGGACATTAGTGAATATATTGACACAAAAAATATTACCGCTGGAACAGGATTTCAATATAGGATTTGTGCCCAGATAGATACCTTAAAATCTAATTGGTCAAACGAAGTTCAGGTAACAACATTAACTGAAGATATTTTTACACCTACAAACCTTTCGGCTTCGTTTAATCCAACTTCTAAGTCTGTAGTTTTAACCTGGGTTGATAATAATGCAAATGATTTATATACCAGAATATTTAGAAAAAAAGATTCAGATTTAAATTTTGGAAAGATTGATTCAGTAGGTTCTGGAAAAGTTACTTATTCTGACAATAATATTTCAGCAGGCAATTACTCATACAAAGTTCAAGTTTATACAAATGGCGGTAACACAACTGAATTTTCTAACATTGCTCAATTAGATGTTCCGGTAATTCCACCTAATGCACCTTCAAACCTTTCTTTATCCCAGCTTTCTGATAAAGTATTTAATTTAGAGTGGAATGATAACTCTGATGATGAGACCAGATTTGAATTATGGCGTAAAGATGGTAATGCTGATTTTCGTACAGTAAAATATCTTTCTCCCAATACAATTCGCTGTAATGACGCTATAAGTGATACGACATTAATTTATTTTTATAAAGTTCGGTCTGTCCGGGATAATGAACCATCCGATTTCAGTAATTTGGTAAATTCCACCGGTGGAATTAGTACTTACCCAAGACCAACTAAATTTACTGCAATTGCATTGTGCCCAACTCAAATTAAACTTAGCTGGCAAAATAATGCAGTTGATGCGCTAAAATTAATTTTAGAAAGAAAACTTTCTCAATGGGGAACGTATTCCAAAATTGCTGAATTACTTCCTGATGTTCAACAATATATTGATAAAGAGGGAATAAGCGCAGGAATTGAATTTTATTACAGAATAAAGGCTCTAAGCGCTTCAGATGAATCAGATTTTTCGGATGAAGCCAAAGCTTTAACACCATCCTCAGGTAATTGTCCTTGAGCTTTTATAGTATGCTTAACAAGAAACAGGGAGCAGATGTATCTGAATTTTTATAGTACTG
Protein-coding regions in this window:
- a CDS encoding fibronectin type III domain-containing protein, with translation MKKFIFKIMLIIIPLIISVVGCVDSLNSTDKLPPSVSVYKPATSDTISVDTVKISYTAFDDQELSSISVVLNGIFQNSFNAKENVHPEVYFVLDSTFVSQQISYYLIAYDVAGNSKKSNEMTGIYIVKQLSKPTFLKLEIKSKLHFTLTWDYIPSNELGYEIHRKEGQTGVFNYYKTIPAGTRSYDVVETNDKKIYYYKVRAYNKYGYSNFTNQVSSIGDPPQAPTGLTAISTGTKTVKLTWRDNSNNETSFLLQRKWAGDESPYINVATINPDISEYIDTKNITAGTGFQYRICAQIDTLKSNWSNEVQVTTLTEDIFTPTNLSASFNPTSKSVVLTWVDNNANDLYTRIFRKKDSDLNFGKIDSVGSGKVTYSDNNISAGNYSYKVQVYTNGGNTTEFSNIAQLDVPVIPPNAPSNLSLSQLSDKVFNLEWNDNSDDETRFELWRKDGNADFRTVKYLSPNTIRCNDAISDTTLIYFYKVRSVRDNEPSDFSNLVNSTGGISTYPRPTKFTAIALCPTQIKLSWQNNAVDALKLILERKLSQWGTYSKIAELLPDVQQYIDKEGISAGIEFYYRIKALSASDESDFSDEAKALTPSSGNCP